The Theropithecus gelada isolate Dixy chromosome X, Tgel_1.0, whole genome shotgun sequence genome includes a window with the following:
- the CCNQ gene encoding cyclin-Q isoform X2 has translation MEAPEGGGGGPAARGPEGQPAPEARVHFRVARFIMEAGVKLGMRSIPIATACTIYHKFFCETNLDAYDPYLIAMSSIYLAGKVEEQHLRTRDIINVSNRYFNPSGEPLELDSRFWELRDSIVQCELLMLRVLRFQVSFQHPHKYLLHYLVSLKNWLNRHSWQRTPVAVTAWALLRDSYHGGLCLRFQAQHIAVAVLYLALQVYGVEVPAEVEAEKPWWQIYTMDTEIP, from the exons ATGGAAGCCCCGGAGGGCGGTGGAGGGGGGCCCGCAGCGCGGGGCCCTGAGGGGCAGCCGGCGCCCGAAGCCAGGGTGCACTTCCGAGTGGCGAGGTTCATCATGGAGGCAG GTGTCAAGCTAGGGATGCGGTCCATTCCCATTGCCACTGCTTGCACCATTTACCATAAGTTCTTCTGTGAGACCAACCTGGATGCCTATGACCCTTACCTGATTGCCATGTCTTCCATTTACTTGGCTGGCAAAGTGGAAGAGCAGCACCTGCGGACTCGTGACATCATCAATGTGTCCAACAG GTACTTTAACCCAAGCGGTGAGCCCCTGGAATTGGACTCCCGCTTCTGGGAGCTCCGGGACAGCATTGTGCAGTGTGAGCTTCTCATGCTGAGAGTTCTGCGCTTCCAGGTCTCCTTCCAGCATCCACACAAG TATCTGCTCCACTACCTGGTTTCCCTCAAGAACTGGCTGAACCGCCACAGCTGGCAGCGGACCCCTGTTGCCGTCACTGCCTGGGCCCTGCTGCGGGACAGCTACCACGGGGGGCTGTGCCTCCGCTTCCAGGCCCAGCACATCGCCGTGGCAGTGCTCTACCTGGCCCTGCAGGTCTACGGAGTTGAAGTGCCCGCCGAAGTTGAGGCTGAGaagccatggtggcag ATTTATACCATGGACACAGAGATCCCCTAA
- the CCNQ gene encoding cyclin-Q isoform X3 → MRSIPIATACTIYHKFFCETNLDAYDPYLIAMSSIYLAGKVEEQHLRTRDIINVSNRYFNPSGEPLELDSRFWELRDSIVQCELLMLRVLRFQVSFQHPHKYLLHYLVSLKNWLNRHSWQRTPVAVTAWALLRDSYHGGLCLRFQAQHIAVAVLYLALQVYGVEVPAEVEAEKPWWQVFSDDLTKPVIDNIVSDIIQIYTMDTEIP, encoded by the exons ATGCGGTCCATTCCCATTGCCACTGCTTGCACCATTTACCATAAGTTCTTCTGTGAGACCAACCTGGATGCCTATGACCCTTACCTGATTGCCATGTCTTCCATTTACTTGGCTGGCAAAGTGGAAGAGCAGCACCTGCGGACTCGTGACATCATCAATGTGTCCAACAG GTACTTTAACCCAAGCGGTGAGCCCCTGGAATTGGACTCCCGCTTCTGGGAGCTCCGGGACAGCATTGTGCAGTGTGAGCTTCTCATGCTGAGAGTTCTGCGCTTCCAGGTCTCCTTCCAGCATCCACACAAG TATCTGCTCCACTACCTGGTTTCCCTCAAGAACTGGCTGAACCGCCACAGCTGGCAGCGGACCCCTGTTGCCGTCACTGCCTGGGCCCTGCTGCGGGACAGCTACCACGGGGGGCTGTGCCTCCGCTTCCAGGCCCAGCACATCGCCGTGGCAGTGCTCTACCTGGCCCTGCAGGTCTACGGAGTTGAAGTGCCCGCCGAAGTTGAGGCTGAGaagccatggtggcag GTGTTTAGTGACGACCTTACCAAGCCAGTCATTGATAATATTGTGTCTGATATCATTCAGATTTATACCATGGACACAGAGATCCCCTAA
- the CCNQ gene encoding cyclin-Q isoform X1 — translation MEAPEGGGGGPAARGPEGQPAPEARVHFRVARFIMEAGVKLGMRSIPIATACTIYHKFFCETNLDAYDPYLIAMSSIYLAGKVEEQHLRTRDIINVSNRYFNPSGEPLELDSRFWELRDSIVQCELLMLRVLRFQVSFQHPHKYLLHYLVSLKNWLNRHSWQRTPVAVTAWALLRDSYHGGLCLRFQAQHIAVAVLYLALQVYGVEVPAEVEAEKPWWQVFSDDLTKPVIDNIVSDIIQIYTMDTEIP, via the exons ATGGAAGCCCCGGAGGGCGGTGGAGGGGGGCCCGCAGCGCGGGGCCCTGAGGGGCAGCCGGCGCCCGAAGCCAGGGTGCACTTCCGAGTGGCGAGGTTCATCATGGAGGCAG GTGTCAAGCTAGGGATGCGGTCCATTCCCATTGCCACTGCTTGCACCATTTACCATAAGTTCTTCTGTGAGACCAACCTGGATGCCTATGACCCTTACCTGATTGCCATGTCTTCCATTTACTTGGCTGGCAAAGTGGAAGAGCAGCACCTGCGGACTCGTGACATCATCAATGTGTCCAACAG GTACTTTAACCCAAGCGGTGAGCCCCTGGAATTGGACTCCCGCTTCTGGGAGCTCCGGGACAGCATTGTGCAGTGTGAGCTTCTCATGCTGAGAGTTCTGCGCTTCCAGGTCTCCTTCCAGCATCCACACAAG TATCTGCTCCACTACCTGGTTTCCCTCAAGAACTGGCTGAACCGCCACAGCTGGCAGCGGACCCCTGTTGCCGTCACTGCCTGGGCCCTGCTGCGGGACAGCTACCACGGGGGGCTGTGCCTCCGCTTCCAGGCCCAGCACATCGCCGTGGCAGTGCTCTACCTGGCCCTGCAGGTCTACGGAGTTGAAGTGCCCGCCGAAGTTGAGGCTGAGaagccatggtggcag GTGTTTAGTGACGACCTTACCAAGCCAGTCATTGATAATATTGTGTCTGATATCATTCAGATTTATACCATGGACACAGAGATCCCCTAA